The Mauremys reevesii isolate NIE-2019 linkage group 3, ASM1616193v1, whole genome shotgun sequence genomic sequence caaatatttataatatacactttgatttcaattacagcacagaatacactatatgtgaaaatgtagaaaaacattcaaaatatttaatacatttcaattggttgTTTAACactgcgattaaaactgcgattaatcgtgattaaatttTTAAAtcactattattttttttaattaatcgcgtgaattaactgcaattaatcgacaccCCTAGTAATCATTAATGGTATAGTGCCCTAATGGGAAAATGTGTCAAGTTACATTATGCAAAGTGCAGTAGGGATGCCAATTCTAATAGCATTTCTGTTAGTTAGTGGGAACCTAGCGTAAACTGAATCACAGAAGGCTAACAAACCGAGAACAATCAAACTCACAGTGCAACATAGAGAAGTTAGACTGTTGAGCTGCGACAAGCAAAATAACCACCAATTTTAGGCTGATCATACAGCAACAACTCTATTAGTGTTGCTCAATCTTATAACTCCTTTTCAGGTGACATTTGTTAATCAGTTCTCAGGgaataaataaaaatgtctgtttttaaacacAGGCAGActagggggaggaatagctcagtggtttgagcattggcctgctaaacccagggttgtgagttcagtccttgagggggctgtttagggaaccggggtaaaaatctgtctcgggattggtccccctttgagcagcaggttggactagattacctcctgaggtcccttccaaccttgatattctatgataagatGGTTTTTTTTGCACAAAATTTggtagtgtttttgttgttgtaacaGCTCTAAGCCCTCAGTAGGAGGTGATGGAAACTTGAAGTTTGGTAGGTCCCTAGGTTATAGATATGCCTTTCAGTGCTTAGGTGAAAATTGGTTTTGATCTGAATaagttatgttttttaaaaagtaattcacATGTGTAcactgtttttaaaagaaatctgcCAGCATTACATTGGCGTATCACATGCATGTGTGGTTTAGTTGAGAGGAAACTTCCTTTGAATAGCTGCTCTCACTATTCCATTTGATTTATATATACAAGCAGCATACAGCTGAGTAGAAATTGAATTTAATATGTACAAAATACCAGAATCAAAAGTAGACTAAATAAAACACTGTTGAAAATAGATTGCACAGTGCAGTGGGTCAGACTGGATGCCCTAAAGTGGTTTTCTACTATCTAATTTATAAATTAAGCTTTTAAATTGTCAGTTTTGCCTACCAATATTTTTTAGCCCCTCACTGTAAGACATTCAAGCTTCCTTATCCACTGTTACTCCATTTACTCCCTTTGGTGTGGTTATTAGTGTTCTCTTTCCATTCATGGGAAATGAATGCTCCCTCAGAAGGACCAGCCTCTGGTTAACTATTCCAATAAACAAACTGGTTTTTCTTTCATTTGTTGCCAGTGGTTTGCAGTCAATCTTCTGGTGGGTGGATAATTCCCCCGGCAATATGCTAATAAAGTTCTATAACTCATTCAGCAAGACTGGCATAAAAGGGTATCATAGATTCCTTCCTTGTAGATTATCAAATTGACAGCGTACTTACTTTCCACTAGCTGCTCATGCCAGAATCTGTAGCTGGCCTTGTGTCTCGTAATTTGCAACTACTGTGTATTAATAAATGTACTTTTTCCTTGCCTTGAAAATAAATGCAGTCAAGATATCTGTAGGAACTATTCAAGGGCTAAATTTGATAGCAGTGACATAATATGAGTGGGAGAGATCGTGAGTATAGTAAAACAGACCACCTCGTGTAGTGGGGGAAAAGGGAGTTGTAATTAAACCCTTCAGACTGTCTCACCCTCATAACAAACATGGCTTTCATTGTCCCCAGACTTTGGAATCTAAACCCATTCATGCCCTAGGTTCTGTATTATTTCAGTTGTACAATGAATGGAGGGGAAAATTCACCATCTGAAAAGTTTGTGATTAAACTCATGAATCTAATGGAAAGAGGCCCCTGTCGTCAGCATTCACAGAAAACAATTGGTGTCACAGGAGGGAATTCTTGACAGCCTGAAATTGAGAGAGAATTAATTGTGCCCAGAGTTGCATCTTactgttgttttctttttaactGAAAGAAATGCTaaaacatgactttttttttgtaatgtcTTGTGTTTCAGCTCATGGAGTCCAGACAGCGGGAGTAAACTGTTAAGGGAGCTAGAAATACCGGAAAACATTATAACAGGCAATTTGTACCCAGAAGAGTACAGACGCCTTTTTGAAGCTATGGAACACTCTAAAGAATTTAGTCAAAGCTGGCTCTATGATGAAGTCTTGGAAAATAACAGGAACATAAATTTTTAAATCTAAACCTGttggttttgaaacaaattaTTTGTTTCAGTGACTATATTGTGATGCAACTAATAAGAAATGGGCTCAAAATCTTAGAATTCCATCAGTAAAGATTATGTTGTCCCCTGCACAAATCAGAAGATAAAGTTGCATGAGAGATGCAACAGcctgtctacatgggaaaaaacTGTTTAAACCATGTATAGGCATGGCAGTTAACAGGTTGTTCTGTGTGCATGGGATTGAAGTCAAACGTTGCATCTTCTCCAGCAGCATAATGGCAACTGTTGTTGCTCTTGGAAATATGGCATAAAATGTACTGCCTTTTTTGCTACTCTACTGTATAtttgttatattttaaataatatgaGACCAAATACTTGTGCAATTTGGAGTTGGGTGTCAGAATACTTAATTATTATGATTAACTCTTTCACAGTGCCCCAAAATGTTTAGACTCTTTACAAATATAAGACCTCTTTTCCTTCTCCCTGGCCTAAGGAACATAGTCTAAAATTGATATGATACAATAATAGTTATGAACAAAGGGGTGAGGAAAAATGGGAGAGTCGAAAACAACAGTAGAATAATATGGGTACTCAGGTTAGTTATGTGTGTTTCTTGTTTTAATGTATGCTCTGCATTATATATGTCTACTAGAGCTGatgcggtggggggagaggaatattcatagtaatttttaaaaattgaaatttcaaaattcagaAGATGTTGATCACTCTTCTACATACCCTGCCACCCATCCACATGCATATAGTCTGCCATCTTATTTGCATTTAAAATTTTTCCTCCAGACCTTTGAACATTGTATAAACCATGAAAATTGTCTCTTCCCCACAACCTATGCCCTTTATATAATTGTTAAAATGTGTGTATATTATATGTATATAAGCACAACCCACTAAAAATTTTTTCCTAGCCAGAGTACTGTTTACACTCTCCTCAGCCACTATTCTCCCTCATTAACCAACTCTTTCCTTTTTCCCCTGTACATCTGGTGTTGGGGCTGGTGGGAGGTGTCAAAGAGTGTTCCTGTAAGTGTCCAGGTACAAGACAACAGCATATCTGTTAAGTATAGGCTTGGGTGGCTCAGATACTGGGAAGTTGTGCTGCTTCAGCCTCTGCTAATGGAGAAGTGTGTCTTGATTCTCCAGGAGGGATGGTAGGAGGCAGTGGCTGGGCCATTATCCCTGCCCTATTACTGCAGTCCCTGCTACTGGAGATAATCTGCGGACAATCTTTTGCAATACTTAAGAGCTGAAACAGCCAGAAGGACTGTTTCATGCAATCTCCGTTCCATCCTACAGCATTAACTATGTCCTGGAGTAATTCTTGCATATTGGGATTATCTTCCCATTCACACCTTTCCTGACTCTTAGATATTATAAGAATCTGTATTTACAAGGTGATCACCGTTGCTGAGTTAGCATATAACAGGAGCAATTTAGTTTCTGCTGTAGCAGTAATAGGTGATAACTGAATGTTCTTGCTGATGCAGCCAGCCAGCAAGAGTTAATATCGTAACTCCTCCTGTGCGTTTTTTTTCTCGGGTATCAAATGCCTGGTTCTTGTTGCAGCAAGATATCTGCACTAAATCAAGATGCTAAAGAATAAAGGGGAGATTGTCATTATAGAGTGACTGACTTACCTGTGTTATTGATAACACTAAAATATGTGAGCAGtgaattggaaaaaaataatttactgTCACTCTTAATGCTATTTGTTTACAAAACAATAAGGCAGTGCACACACTCCAGGAGTCAGTACATGGtatagtggttggagcaggggattgggaaTTAGGAGATgtgagttctgttcctggctctgccattaacTCTAACCTTGGGCACGTCTTTGTCCCTttatgtaaaatggggagaatgatgCCTGCCTTTGTAAAGTGAGATCCCAAAAGGTGCAATAAATGTAAAATACTGGGTTTTATAGCAGTCAACTTGGACATCAAAACTAAAGTGTCTATAGCTTCAGTTTAATCTCATGCACTAGCCCATTGTTGCAATGATCTATTGCTGACTGCCATAGAGCAATGGTATAATGATTATATTGGTCTGTTTAACATTAATATTAGAGTAAATGCAACGACTAAGTGttcttttgtaatttttttttacccaGAGTCCATGTGGAAGGATTGTATATTTATAAAGAAGTCCGTGTTCCATACCAGTGTAGGGTCCTTCCAGCACAGTAGTTGGTCCTTTTAAGGCAGCACAGTAGTTGGTGCTTTTGTATATACTCTGGCATATGTGGGCCTTACTTAGCAGCTGTTCCATAACATGATACCAGGGTTACtcttgtcctgccattggagcaagatggaatctgggaagagagagtgaggctgactatgcgcacctctccctcactttaatccaattcacgtgCAAGTCTTGACATCCCCCCAACTCCCGTAAACTtcaaagtcctgtggcgatgggtgAGCgacaaagcagcaggtgtggatacactgggagctgtagccgcggacctgcacacaggcggctcaggtctaatggtcgtcttcttgctgactgaagcaacagctggattcggcatctacctgagtgactgagcagccctttttaggaccgcactgctcacctccgtagtaagaggaaggggctagaaaaggtgccctaaacattgtttgcttcacagaaccctggccagcttaccgcggctggaggggatcccatcttatgcggtcgaacaacaaaacttcaaataaTAAAACATAAGATGACACCACTCACTATTGGTACATGGAACGTACGCACACttcaagacaacccctcagcagatcgaccagaaagaagaacagccctggtcgccagagagctcgcaagatttaacatcgatattgcggccctgtgtgaaactcgtctagccaacgaaggtcagctcacaggaataggaggtggttacacattcttctggtgtggacgcagcagtgacgaacgtcgtgaatctggagttggctttgcggttaagaatcaTCTTGTCCGCAAACTTGCCAGTCTTCCGAAGGGCGTGAACGATCGAttcatgacactgcatcttccactaccgagaggaaagcaAGCTATACTAATTAGCGCTTACACACCCACAATGACGAATCtggatgaagtaaaggacaagttttatgaagatctcgatgccctactttcatccgtgaagcgcaccaacaggctgattctacttggcgattttaacgcgagagtaggatctgatcactctgcctgggatggcgtcactggaaaaaatggaatcggcaaatgcaacagcaatggcctactactactgaagacatgtgcggctcatgatctaatcatcaccaataccatcttccgcctgcccactcgcaaaaagacgtcctggatgcacccaCGCTCCAaacactggcatctcattgattatgtcattgtgcggaggaaagacagacaggatgtaagggtgaccaaggccatgccgagtgctgactgttggactgatcatagactcaTCTCCAAATTAAGCCtttacatcaagccaaagagacgtccgcagggaaacaaagctgtgatgaaaaagatcaacatcagtaaactgaggaaccccaataCAGCAGCTTCACTGGCAGAAGATCTTgacaaccaactctcagagctgcaattagaggaaaatgctGAGGACTGGGAACGCTTCTGGaatattgtgcacttttctgcactaaaggttcttggactctcacacaggaaacaggaggactggtttgatgaaaacgatgAAGAGATCAAGGccttacttgctgaaaagcaccgccttcaccgtgctcatcagaacAACCCGTcgtcaacagctaagaaaaatgcctttaacaacactcgcaggaccgtacagagcaagcttcgtaagatgcaggactcctggttgagtgccaaagcagatgaaatccagaagtttgctgatagaaacgatgcTAAACGGTTCTACGAAGCCCTCAGATCCTTGTACGGACCTCGGCCCTCAGGGAGCTCCCCTCTACTGGACTCAGATGGGTgcaactctcattactgagaagactctgattctacagcgttgggctgagcattttcAATCCGTgctgaaccgcccatcttccatcaataacgaggcgattgacagaatgccccaggcggatatcaactacagcctggacgttccaccatcagagactgaaaccttacaggccatcagtcagctgtccagtggcaaggcTCCAGGATCTGACGCGATCCCAGCAGAAgtctataaggatggtggtgcagtGCTTGTcgacaaactcactcagctgttccagtccttctggaatcaagggtccattcctcaggaattgaaagacgcgtccatcgtacacctctacaagaggaaaggaaatcgaaaagtctttgataatcatagaggaatatcactgctttctagcgcaggtaagatccttgcacgagtgttgctgaatcgcctgattggccacctggaacagggtctactacctgagacacagtgcggcttccgcaaagagcgtggcactgtggacatgatctttgcagtccgacagctccaagagaagtgtcaagagcagaatcgtgaactgtacaccatcttcgtggatcttaccaaggcttttgacaatgtcagtcgtgaaggtctgtggcgcatcatgtcaaagtttgggtgccctgacagattcatcctgatggtacgtcagttccacgacagcatgacggctcgtgttctggacgacagagaagcttcagaggcctttcccgtcacaaacggcgtcaagcaagggtgtgtgctGGCACCaaccctgttcagcataatgttttcagctatgctgtcagacgcctttcagaacagttccttgggagtcagcctgagatacaggactgatgggaaactgttcaacctgcgaagactccaggctgtcaccaagataaaggagactgtgttacgagacctcctttttgctgacgactgtgccctgaatgctggatcagagcaagaaatgcaagccagcatggacaaattcgcagcagcatgcgacaacttcggcctcctcatcaacataaagaaaaccgaagtgatgcaccagccagctccgaaagcccaacaccaagagcccaccatcacagtgaagggacaaaagctgcaagcagtggaccaatttgcataccttggcagcaccctctcccgtgcagtgacaattgacatcgaggtcaactgcagaatcgccaagg encodes the following:
- the LOC120401127 gene encoding uncharacterized protein LOC120401127, with product MTPLTIGTWNVRTLQDNPSADRPERRTALVARELARFNIDIAALCETRLANEGQLTGIGGGYTFFWCGRSSDERRESGVGFAVKNHLVRKLASLPKGVNDRFMTLHLPLPRGKQAILISAYTPTMTNLDEVKDKFYEDLDALLSSVKRTNRLILLGDFNARVGSDHSAWDGVTGKNGIGKCNSNGLLLLKTCAAHDLIITNTIFRLPTRKKTSWMHPRSKHWHLIDYVIVRRKDRQDVRVTKAMPSADCWTDHRLISKLSLYIKPKRRPQGNKAVMKKINISKLRNPNTAASLAEDLDNQLSELQLEENAEDWERFWNIVHFSALKVLGLSHRKQEDWFDENDEEIKALLAEKHRLHRAHQNNPSSTKRKGNRKVFDNHRGISLLSSAGKILARVLLNRLIGHLEQGLLPETQCGFRKERGTVDMIFAVRQLQEKCQEQNRELYTIFVDLTKAFDNVSREGLWRIMSKFGCPDRFILMVRQFHDSMTARVLDDREASEAFPVTNGVKQGCVLAPTLFSIMFSAMLSDAFQNSSLGVSLRYRTDGKLFNLRRLQAVTKIKETVLRDLLFADDCALNAGSEQEMQASMDKFAAACDNFGLLINIKKTEVMHQPAPKAQHQEPTITVKGQKLQAVDQFAYLGSTLSRAVTIDIEVNCRIAKASSAFGGLLTNVWDRRGISLATKLKVYRAVVLTTLMYASETCTVYRRHARQLNHFHTTCLRRLLRIRWQDKVPETEVLSRAGLLSVHTLLMKAQIRWAGHVVRMPDNRIPKQ